A part of Miscanthus floridulus cultivar M001 chromosome 6, ASM1932011v1, whole genome shotgun sequence genomic DNA contains:
- the LOC136459241 gene encoding cytochrome P450 98A1-like yields MRSRPAGSSSQPAMETASFLSVALALAALVPFSLLLLNRLLYGNLFDVQPVRCRCYQEWEGRYGPIMTVWLGTSPTVVVSTLELAKLVLKTHDQQLADRCRDRSSERFSRGGQDLIWADYGPHYIKVRKLCNLELFTQRRLKALRPIREDEVTAMVESVYKAVTTPRNEGKPLVVKNHLSMVAFNNITRLAFGKRFVNAAGELDEQGREFKAIVHNGIKIGASLSIAQHIPWLRWLAPVDEQVFKAHGDRLTVKIMEEHAKALKQRGAQQHFVDALFTLRDKYDLSDDTVIGLLWDMITAGNDTTVISVEWAMAELLRNPRVQEKLQEELDHVVGRDRVLSETDFPNLPYLQAVVKESLRLHPPTPLMLPHRASASVKIAGYDIPKGANVVVNVWAVARDPAVWDNPLEFRPERFLQENIDIKGADFRVLPFGAGRRVCPGAQLGINLVASMIGHMLHHFRWTLPEGTRPEDVSMMESPGLVTFMATPLQAVATPRLDKEELYRRVPSEM; encoded by the exons ATGCGCAGCCGGCCGGCCGGGagcagcagccagccagccatGGAGACGGCCTCCTTCCTCTCGGTGGCGCTGGCCCTGGCGGCCCTCGTCCCCTTCTCGCTGCTCCTCCTGAACCGGCTCCTGTACGGCAACCTGTTCGACGTGCAGCCCGTGCGGTGCCGGTGCTACCAGGAGTGGGAGGGCCGGTACGGGCCCATCATGACGGTGTGGCTCGGCACCTCGCCCACGGTGGTGGTGTCCACGTTGGAGCTGGCCAAGTTGGTGCTCAAGACCCACGACCAGCAGCTCGCCGACCGCTGCCGAGACCGCTCCAGCGAGCGGTTCAGCCGCGGCGGACAGGACCTCATCTGGGCCGACTATGGCCCTCACTACATCAAGGTCCGCAAGCTCTGCAACCTCGAGCTCTTCACGCAGCGCCGCCTCAAGGCGCTCAGGCCCATCCGCGAGGACGAGGTCACCGCCATGGTGGAGTCCGTGTACAAGGCCGTCACCACGCCTC GCAATGAAGGGAAGCCGTTGGTGGTAAAGAACCACCTGTCGATGGTGGCCTTCAACAACATCACGCGGCTGGCCTTCGGGAAGCGGTTCGTGAACGCGGCCGGCGAGCTGGACGAGCAAGGGCGCGAGTTCAAGGCCATCGTTCACAACGGCATCAAGATCGGGGCGTCCCTCTCCATCGCACAGCACATCCCGTGGCTGCGGTGGCTGGCCCCGGTCGACGAGCAGGTCTTCAAAGCCCACGGCGACCGCCTCACCGTGAAGATCATGGAGGAGCACGCCAAGGCCCTCAAGCAGCGCGGCGCCCAGCAGCATTTCGTCGACGCGCTCTTCACTCTCAGGGACAAGTACGATCTCAGCGATGACACCGTCATAGGCCTCCTCTGG GACATGATCACCGCCGGCAACGACACGACGGTGATCTCGGTGGAGTGGGCAATGGCGGAGCTGCTGAGGAACCCCAGGGTGCAGGAGAAGCTGCAGGAGGAGCTGGACCACGTCGTGGGCCGCGACCGGGTCCTGTCGGAGACGGACTTCCCGAACCTGCCTTACCTGCAGGCCGTCGTCAAGGAGTCCCTCCGCCTGCACCCGCCGACGCCGCTGATGCTCCCGCACAGGGCCAGCGCCAGCGTCAAGATCGCCGGCTACGACATCCCCAAGGGCGCCAACGTTGTCGTCAACGTGTGGGCGGTGGCACGCGACCCCGCGGTGTGGGACAACCCGCTCGAGTTCCGGCCGGAGCGGTTCCTCCAGGAGAACATCGACATCAAGGGCGCCGACTTCCGCGTGCTGCCGTTCGGCGCTGGCCGGCGGGTGTGCCCCGGCGCGCAGCTCGGGATCAACCTCGTGGCGTCCATGATCGGCCACATGCTGCACCACTTCAGGTGGACGCTGCCGGAGGGGACCCGGCCCGAGGACGTGAGCATGATGGAGTCTCCCGGGCTCGTCACCTTCATGGCCACGCCGCTGCAGGCCGTCGCCACGCCGCGCCTGGACAAGGAGGAGCTGTACAGGCGTGTCCCTTCTGAGATGTGA